The bacterium nucleotide sequence AAGGGGTGAAAATCAAAAAAAAGCAAGAAATTGACGTTTGCAACTCTTTTGAAATCAAGGAGTTAGATGGCAGGAGGGCAATAAGAAAAAGAGTGCATCTGTAACTACAAGCAAATCAACATGTTGTGAATTTCGTGAAAGGCACAATTACCAAACAAAAGGAGGTATTAAAAAATGGCAAAGCAGAAATTTGAGCGGACAAAACCACATATTAATGTGGGAACAATTGGTCATATTGACCATGGAAAAACAACCTTAACTTCGGTTATCACGAAGGTTTTATCAATGGCAGGACAGGCAGAATTCAAGGCGTTTGGTGATATTGATAACGCACCAGAAGAAAGGGAGCGTGGGATAACCATTGCCATAGCCCATGTTGAGTATCAGACACAAAACAGACATTATGCCCACATAGATTGTCCTGGGCATGCGGATTACATCAAAAATATGATTACCGGTGCCGCCCAGATGGATGGGGCAATATTGGTTGTTTCAGCGGCAGATGGTCCTATGCCTCAAACACGAGAACATATTTTATTAGCCCGTCAGGTGGGTGTGCCGTATATCGTTGTATTTTTAAACAAAGTAGATATGGTTGATGACCCGGAATTATTGGATTTAGTTGAGTTAGAGGTGCGGGAATTATTGTCTGAATATAATTTTCCGGGCGATGAGATACCTGTGGTTCGAGGTTCAGCATTAAAGGCAACAGAATGTGGGTGTGGGAAGAAAGAATGTCCTCACTGTGGGGCAATACATAATTTGATGGAGGCGATAGATACATATATACCCCTTCCGAAGCGAGAGAAGGATAAGCCATTTTTATTGGCAGTGGAGGATGTATTTTCGATTACTGGACGAGGGACAGTGGCAACAGGTAGAGCAGAACGAGGGGTGATAAAGACAGGGGATGCAGTAGAAATAGTAGGGATAAGACCGACGCAGACATCAGTTGTTACAGGGGTTGAGATGTTCAGGAAGACATTAGACCAGGGAGAGGCAGGAGATAATATTGGATTATTATTACGAGGGATAGATAAAGAGAAGATAGAGCGAGGGCAGGTAATTGCGGCACCAGAGACGATAACACCACATACGAAATTCAAGGCAGAGGTATATGTATTGAAAAAGGAAGAGGGTGGTAGACATACACCATTTTTTAAAGGGTATCGACCTCAATTTTATTTTCGGACGACAGATGTGACAGGGGCAATAGAATTGCCAGAAGGGATAGAGATGGTAATGCCAGGAGACAATGTGAATATGACGGTTGAATTAATCACACCGATTGCGATGGAGAAAGAGGTTCGATTTGCCATTCGAGAAGGTGGACATACCGTAGGAGCAGGTGTAGTAACTGAGGTGATTGCATAGAAAACCAAAGAGCATAGACCAAAGGGCAGAAAGCAGAAGACAGAAGTCAGGAGACAGAAAAAATGAACCGCACAGACGCAGAGATATAGAGGAAAAGATAAAATAATAATCATACAGAGGCGCAAAAACACAAAGTTAGTGGGAGTTACCTCTGCGGTGAAAAAAGGATAGCAGATAAAAATGCAATTAGAAAAAGAAAATCGAAAAATTATAGCACAAAAAATATTTGATCTGGGCAACTTTGCCATAGCGGCATTAATATTTGGACTCCTGATTTCTAAACAAACTATTAGTCTATGGTTTGTGTGTCTTGGAGTAATATTATATCTTTCCTGTCTGGCTATTGGAATTATGCTTTTAAAAAGGAAGTAAAACTATGGAAAATATAGGCATAATTATACTGGGTTTAATCATAATTTTATGGGCAGTATTTGGGCCGGTAATTTTACATGATTGGCGAGATGAAAAAAAACAAAAAATGTATAAAATCAGAGAACATTGATGAATAAAGAGGTATTAAATTTATGATAAGGTATCTTGAGGCAATAGATAGATTACCCATTGAAATCAAACATCCTATATTGGAGGCATTTGAGCTTTTTAAAGACGAGATTGCCAATACAGTCAAAAAGGAAGATTTTAATGAGTTAAAGTGGATAGTTAGGAAGCTTGCAACTGCCCAAGAGAGTACAGAATCAAAGGTAAAGGAACTTGTCGAAGCTCATAAAGAGGGTGAAAAAAGGCTTACAAAATTAGAATTATCTGTTTCTGAGCTTGCTGAAGCACAAAAAAGAACAGAGGTAAAGGTAGAAGAACTTGCTGAAGCACAAAAAAGAACAGAGGTAAAGGTAGAAGAACTTGCCGAAGCACAAAAGATAACAGAACAAGAAATGAGAGAAGGATTTAACTGCTTAAGTAAAAGGATAGATGACCTTGCCCAGTGTCAAAAGAAAACAGAAGAAGAGATGAGGGAAGGATTTAAGTATTTAACCAATCAAATTACATCACTTGGGAGTAGATGGGGAATTTATAATGAAGGAACATTTAGAACAACCATAAGAGCCTTAATGTCTCGCCAACCTGGTGTTGAGGTAAGGGAAGGGTTTTATGGTGGTCATCAGGTAGATATTATTATATCAGGAAGTGAGCATATTCTGTTAGAAATTACCTCCCGGATGCTAACAAAGGATATTCAAAAGATATACGATGCAGGAGATGATTATAAACAAAAGGAAGGTATTGAGCCAATTCTGATGGTAGCTACCTCATATATTTCACCCAACCTGATGAAAAAAATGGTTGACTTAAAAAGGAAGATAGAGATATTTTCTTATGAAGAGGGAGAATAAAGAAAAATAAGTCAAAAATCAAATTTTTGTAACCGTTCAGGTAATCCTTTACCGCAGAGACGCAGAGAAACAGAGAGGAAAATATCTTTTTTTCGTGTTTTTCGGTGTTTAAAAAGGCTTAAAAACAGTTAGTCGAAAGTAAGTATTAAAAGATTAATAAACAACGAAAGACTCGAAATGCACAAAAAAAGGAAATTTCTGTCTCAGGTGAATAGATTTTAATTTTTTCTCTGCATCTCTGTGTCTCTGCGGTGAACAATTACTAACTTTTAAATTTGGAATTTCTCTGTGGTTAAAATTACAAATCTACATTTTCAGAATATGGCTTCACGAAATTAAATAAAGAGATTACTCTCGGAGAGATGTTCTGTTGGTAGAGAGAGGTTTTACAAAATTCAAAATATGATTGTCAGGCAAAAACTTCAGAGGGGAAGAAAAACCACAAAGGCACAAAGTTTTTACAATACATTGATGATGTTGGAATTAATTTCAATCTTTTTTTCGTGTCTTTGTGGTGAGAATTTGAGTTTTTGCCACCTAAAGGAGTATTTGGATGCGTTTTTTAGATGTTAAAACAGATTATGCCTTCAAAAAGGTTTTTGGCTCTCAAGGGAGTAAGGATATCCTTATTAGCTTTCTTAACTCGGTGATTGATTTTAAAGAGACTGAAAAAATCGTTG carries:
- the tuf gene encoding elongation factor Tu is translated as MAKQKFERTKPHINVGTIGHIDHGKTTLTSVITKVLSMAGQAEFKAFGDIDNAPEERERGITIAIAHVEYQTQNRHYAHIDCPGHADYIKNMITGAAQMDGAILVVSAADGPMPQTREHILLARQVGVPYIVVFLNKVDMVDDPELLDLVELEVRELLSEYNFPGDEIPVVRGSALKATECGCGKKECPHCGAIHNLMEAIDTYIPLPKREKDKPFLLAVEDVFSITGRGTVATGRAERGVIKTGDAVEIVGIRPTQTSVVTGVEMFRKTLDQGEAGDNIGLLLRGIDKEKIERGQVIAAPETITPHTKFKAEVYVLKKEEGGRHTPFFKGYRPQFYFRTTDVTGAIELPEGIEMVMPGDNVNMTVELITPIAMEKEVRFAIREGGHTVGAGVVTEVIA
- a CDS encoding DUF3782 domain-containing protein codes for the protein MIRYLEAIDRLPIEIKHPILEAFELFKDEIANTVKKEDFNELKWIVRKLATAQESTESKVKELVEAHKEGEKRLTKLELSVSELAEAQKRTEVKVEELAEAQKRTEVKVEELAEAQKITEQEMREGFNCLSKRIDDLAQCQKKTEEEMREGFKYLTNQITSLGSRWGIYNEGTFRTTIRALMSRQPGVEVREGFYGGHQVDIIISGSEHILLEITSRMLTKDIQKIYDAGDDYKQKEGIEPILMVATSYISPNLMKKMVDLKRKIEIFSYEEGE